One window from the genome of Campylobacter concisus encodes:
- a CDS encoding multidrug effflux MFS transporter, producing the protein MNSSKTSLSFLVVLSALMACTSLSTDVYLPAMPTMERQLHGDAELTVTGFLIGFATMQLVWGHISDRTGRKIPLFIGMALFAIGSVGCAMSDNMASVVFWRVFQAVGACVGPMLSRAMISDLFGSSQAAQMLSTLVIIMAIAPIVGPLLGGAILEFGSWHGIFWLMALASAVMFAMIFSLPETLPPQKRSTKPIVSSFRNYLILLQDAKFMRYTLSVTFFYVAVYAFITGSSFVYIDYFGIPSKYYGFLFGINIVGVMALSFVNKKLVKRYALNHLLIVSTLVATLAAGVLFAFAFFKTGGVLGVIIPMFFVFSMNGIIASCSNAAALDSVPQEMKGSAAALIGSLQYGSGILLLFTVFCAMLAAFSAGTPRVMSWIIALFVWLSALAAYFNK; encoded by the coding sequence TTGAACTCCTCAAAAACTTCACTATCTTTTTTAGTCGTACTAAGCGCGCTCATGGCATGTACGTCGCTATCTACGGACGTATATCTGCCCGCTATGCCTACGATGGAGCGACAGTTGCATGGCGATGCGGAGCTTACGGTAACGGGCTTTTTGATCGGCTTTGCTACCATGCAGCTCGTTTGGGGGCATATCAGCGATAGGACCGGGCGTAAAATCCCGCTTTTCATCGGTATGGCGCTCTTTGCGATCGGATCAGTAGGATGCGCGATGTCGGACAATATGGCTAGCGTAGTGTTCTGGCGCGTGTTTCAGGCCGTGGGCGCGTGCGTAGGACCGATGCTAAGCAGGGCGATGATTAGCGATCTTTTCGGTAGCTCGCAGGCCGCACAGATGCTCTCTACACTAGTTATCATCATGGCGATAGCGCCGATAGTGGGTCCATTATTGGGCGGCGCGATACTGGAGTTTGGCTCTTGGCACGGGATATTTTGGCTGATGGCGCTAGCTAGCGCGGTTATGTTTGCGATGATTTTTTCTCTGCCAGAGACCTTGCCGCCGCAAAAGCGCTCCACAAAGCCCATCGTATCGTCTTTTAGAAACTATCTAATATTATTGCAAGACGCTAAATTTATGCGATACACTCTTAGCGTGACGTTTTTCTACGTAGCCGTCTATGCCTTTATCACAGGCTCATCGTTTGTATATATCGATTATTTCGGCATTCCTAGCAAATACTACGGATTTTTATTCGGCATAAACATCGTGGGCGTCATGGCGCTAAGTTTCGTAAATAAAAAGCTGGTAAAGCGCTATGCGCTAAATCACTTGCTCATAGTCTCCACTCTCGTTGCCACGCTTGCTGCCGGCGTGCTGTTTGCGTTTGCGTTTTTCAAAACGGGCGGAGTTCTTGGCGTGATAATCCCGATGTTTTTCGTTTTTAGCATGAACGGCATTATAGCTTCTTGCTCCAATGCCGCCGCTCTTGATAGCGTGCCGCAGGAGATGAAGGGCTCGGCCGCTGCGCTCATCGGCTCGCTGCAATACGGCAGCGGCATCCTTTTACTTTTTACCGTTTTTTGTGCGATGCTTGCGGCGTTTTCTGCAGGTACGCCGCGAGTGATGTCTTGGATCATAGCTCTGTTTGTTTGGCTAAGCGCGCTCGCGGCGTATTTTAATAAATAA
- a CDS encoding molybdopterin synthase catalytic subunit yields MQIYNGSLDVQSITNEWYERFKDKNCGALITFVGIVREEGGISALSFDIYEPILKKWLDAWQERAKKENAYVLFAHSKGDVAVHTSSYVAGVVSPQRKVALRLINEFVEDFKANAPIWKYDVINGERIYAKERSQAINGAGILA; encoded by the coding sequence ATGCAAATTTATAATGGAAGTTTGGATGTTCAAAGCATCACAAACGAGTGGTATGAACGCTTTAAGGATAAAAACTGCGGTGCGCTCATCACTTTTGTTGGAATCGTAAGAGAAGAAGGTGGTATTTCGGCGCTTAGCTTTGATATCTATGAGCCAATACTTAAAAAATGGCTAGATGCTTGGCAGGAGCGAGCCAAAAAAGAAAATGCCTACGTACTCTTTGCTCACTCAAAAGGCGATGTGGCCGTGCATACGAGCTCTTATGTTGCAGGCGTTGTGAGCCCTCAAAGAAAGGTCGCGCTAAGGCTCATAAACGAATTTGTCGAGGACTTTAAGGCAAATGCGCCGATCTGGAAATATGACGTGATAAATGGCGAGAGAATTTATGCAAAAGAGCGCAGCCAAGCGATAAATGGTGCTGGAATTTTAGCTTAA
- a CDS encoding tetratricopeptide repeat protein, with protein MKKILPFLALICLFASSCDELIQESAREFYKSDRNLERAINLAEQATDVCLKEGNTKQAITSLINSASICMVNKEPQKALELSKRALELAANVSDKLLLARSYHSLGAAQKALGRYDEALANFQEALKIYDNAPNSPMNDELICIKGIASAYYLKNDFDKAHENHLLALNLLDITPELSGNELVRSELLVELANDLAKLNQKDEATQNYKKVLEILNGKEQNPRARDLLERANKGLNGLN; from the coding sequence ATGAAGAAAATTTTGCCATTTTTAGCGCTTATTTGCCTCTTTGCAAGTAGCTGTGACGAGCTAATACAAGAGAGTGCGAGGGAGTTTTATAAAAGCGATAGAAATTTGGAGAGAGCCATAAATTTAGCCGAGCAAGCGACTGATGTCTGCTTAAAAGAGGGCAACACCAAGCAGGCGATCACTTCGCTCATAAATAGCGCTAGCATTTGCATGGTAAATAAAGAGCCACAAAAGGCGTTAGAGCTCTCAAAAAGAGCCCTAGAGCTTGCGGCAAACGTTAGCGACAAGCTGCTACTAGCTCGCTCTTATCATAGCCTAGGTGCGGCACAAAAGGCGCTAGGCAGATACGACGAAGCACTTGCTAATTTTCAAGAAGCTCTAAAAATTTATGACAACGCGCCAAATTCCCCAATGAACGACGAACTCATCTGTATAAAAGGTATCGCTAGCGCCTACTACCTAAAAAACGACTTTGACAAAGCCCACGAAAACCACCTTTTAGCGCTAAATTTACTTGATATCACGCCGGAGTTAAGCGGCAACGAGCTTGTGCGATCAGAGCTTTTAGTAGAGCTTGCTAACGACCTAGCAAAGCTTAATCAAAAGGACGAAGCTACCCAAAACTACAAAAAAGTGCTTGAAATTTTAAATGGAAAAGAGCAAAATCCTCGCGCACGGGATCTTTTAGAGAGAGCTAACAAAGGGCTAAATGGGCTTAACTAA
- a CDS encoding molybdate transport repressor, with the protein MITKESKKDVFWALTFGLGLFAFSIIGYLYLALGAASLFGIIIGALSAFFCIRKILQNNFLRIEDDGFIITKGSKSIKFYFKDIDEIAIKGFGNKKKVETLSVKFKKNRLDRDACFGLVQPLGDDLIIIFDKYELSKFTISKELRDRLNNFRA; encoded by the coding sequence ATGATAACAAAAGAGAGTAAAAAAGATGTTTTTTGGGCGCTAACATTTGGGCTTGGACTTTTTGCCTTTAGCATCATTGGCTACCTTTATCTAGCTCTTGGCGCAGCGTCTCTCTTTGGCATCATCATTGGCGCTCTCTCAGCGTTCTTTTGTATCAGAAAAATTTTACAAAATAACTTTTTACGTATTGAAGATGATGGATTTATCATCACTAAAGGCTCAAAAAGCATAAAATTTTACTTTAAGGATATCGACGAGATCGCCATTAAGGGCTTTGGTAATAAGAAAAAAGTTGAAACTTTGAGTGTAAAATTTAAGAAAAACCGTCTTGATAGAGATGCTTGCTTTGGATTAGTGCAACCACTAGGTGATGATTTGATCATCATTTTTGATAAATATGAACTCTCAAAATTTACCATTTCAAAAGAGCTAAGAGATAGGCTTAATAATTTTAGAGCCTAA
- the nspC gene encoding carboxynorspermidine decarboxylase has product MNEIFKNIKTPAYVCEEAKVRKNLELLKYVKEQSGAKILVALKGFAFSGVMDMVGSYLDGATCSGLHEAKFANEYVKGEIHTYSPAFKDEDFDEILKISKHITFNSFAQWQKFKGIALQNGIICGLRVNPEVSLAPTDSYNPCGKFSRLGITRANFKPELLNGISGLHFHALCEESASSLQIVLEAFEEKFGEFIPKMKWINMGGGHHITRADYDVELLIKIIRRFREKYGVEVYLEPGEAVGWQTGFLISSVLDIVHNEKDIAILDTSAEAHMPDTVLMPYRPAVRGESENGKFAYRFGGNTCLAGDIVGLEAGDAEYKFDSELKIGDRIIFEDQIHYTIVKNTTFNGIKLPDLVLLKENGEIKMIREFGYEEYKRRN; this is encoded by the coding sequence ATGAACGAAATTTTTAAAAATATAAAAACCCCAGCCTATGTCTGCGAAGAGGCAAAAGTACGTAAAAATTTGGAGCTTTTAAAATATGTCAAAGAACAAAGTGGAGCCAAAATTTTAGTAGCACTTAAGGGCTTTGCATTTAGCGGAGTGATGGATATGGTGGGCTCTTATCTTGACGGAGCGACTTGCAGCGGGCTTCATGAGGCAAAATTTGCAAACGAATACGTAAAAGGCGAGATTCATACTTATAGTCCAGCCTTTAAGGACGAGGATTTTGATGAAATTTTAAAAATTTCAAAGCACATTACATTTAACTCTTTTGCGCAGTGGCAAAAATTCAAGGGTATTGCCCTGCAAAACGGCATTATCTGCGGCCTAAGAGTCAATCCAGAGGTCTCACTAGCCCCAACTGACAGCTACAATCCATGCGGTAAATTTAGCAGGCTTGGCATTACAAGGGCAAATTTTAAGCCCGAGCTTCTTAATGGCATTAGTGGGCTTCATTTTCACGCACTTTGCGAGGAGAGTGCAAGCAGCTTGCAGATTGTACTGGAGGCATTTGAAGAGAAATTTGGCGAGTTTATACCAAAGATGAAGTGGATAAATATGGGTGGCGGCCACCACATCACGAGGGCTGATTACGACGTGGAGCTGCTTATAAAGATAATTAGGCGCTTTCGCGAAAAGTACGGCGTAGAGGTCTATCTGGAGCCTGGCGAGGCTGTGGGCTGGCAGACTGGCTTTTTGATAAGCAGCGTGCTTGACATCGTGCACAACGAGAAAGATATCGCCATCCTTGACACCTCAGCTGAGGCGCACATGCCAGATACCGTGCTCATGCCTTACCGCCCAGCCGTTAGAGGCGAGAGTGAAAACGGCAAATTTGCTTATAGATTTGGCGGCAATACCTGCTTAGCAGGTGATATAGTAGGGCTTGAAGCGGGCGACGCGGAGTATAAATTTGATAGTGAACTAAAAATCGGCGACCGCATCATCTTTGAAGATCAAATTCACTACACCATCGTAAAAAATACGACATTTAACGGCATTAAACTGCCTGATTTAGTGCTTTTAAAAGAAAATGGCGAGATTAAAATGATCCGCGAATTCGGATATGAAGAGTATAAACGCAGAAACTAA
- a CDS encoding MoaD/ThiS family protein: MIEIEFLGPIGLENIKIEAKNLGEVKAALSDKEELKKWLNICAVAVNDEIVSDINFALKSGDKISILPPVCGG, from the coding sequence GTGATAGAAATCGAATTTCTTGGGCCTATCGGACTCGAGAATATAAAAATAGAAGCAAAAAATTTAGGCGAAGTAAAAGCGGCTTTAAGCGATAAAGAGGAGCTAAAAAAATGGCTAAATATCTGTGCGGTTGCCGTAAATGACGAGATCGTAAGCGATATAAATTTCGCTCTTAAATCAGGCGATAAAATTTCTATATTACCGCCAGTTTGTGGGGGCTAA
- a CDS encoding ABC transporter permease, whose protein sequence is MILIDGIKKDRSSFLKIIDYFWGGFSGFAVVFLILAIWQVGSEFSSPLLLPPPKDVFLKACEILKDYKNSEINITLCRSLIGVCSATFFGIFLGLIAGSFKSFAAFLKPVITLLLSMPPIIWIVLAIFWFGFGNFSTVFTIFITVLPLTFASSAVAMSSVDEELKEMFDAYNLGILKKIRHLYIPHLTSYIISSISVAVAMGVKIVIMAELLGANNGMGAKIANARAMLETTEVMAYVLLSITLIMLFEYLIIEPLKIALMPWRR, encoded by the coding sequence ATGATACTAATTGATGGCATCAAAAAAGATCGCTCAAGCTTTTTAAAAATAATTGACTATTTTTGGGGCGGATTTAGCGGATTTGCCGTAGTTTTTTTGATCTTAGCCATTTGGCAAGTGGGAAGCGAGTTTAGCTCCCCACTCCTACTTCCGCCACCAAAAGATGTATTTTTAAAAGCCTGTGAAATTTTAAAAGATTACAAAAACAGCGAGATAAATATAACGCTTTGCAGATCACTGATCGGAGTTTGCTCGGCAACATTTTTTGGTATATTTCTAGGGCTAATAGCAGGTAGTTTTAAAAGTTTTGCGGCCTTTTTAAAGCCTGTTATAACCTTGCTTTTGTCAATGCCACCAATTATTTGGATAGTGCTTGCTATTTTTTGGTTTGGATTTGGAAATTTTAGCACCGTTTTTACTATCTTTATAACCGTTTTACCGCTTACTTTTGCAAGCTCAGCAGTTGCTATGAGTAGCGTAGATGAGGAGCTAAAAGAGATGTTTGACGCTTATAATCTAGGAATTTTAAAAAAGATAAGACACCTTTATATCCCACATCTTACGAGCTACATAATAAGCTCTATTAGCGTAGCTGTCGCAATGGGTGTAAAGATAGTCATAATGGCTGAGCTACTAGGTGCAAATAACGGCATGGGAGCAAAGATAGCAAATGCAAGGGCAATGCTTGAAACAACCGAGGTAATGGCATATGTTCTTTTAAGCATCACTCTTATCATGCTCTTTGAATACCTCATCATCGAGCCACTAAAAATAGCTTTGATGCCTTGGAGAAGATGA
- a CDS encoding TonB-dependent receptor domain-containing protein, which translates to MIKISRPEHAMDAFKTTRKVGKLNIRLGEEDLSNTLNFELILKKVERKADNFHLRDATPNVKVDLKRNIFEANLKYDVDFSSFHNQIGAGFEKDKHDGKRYMKQGNNWVFNGYRFADVRNDKFMLFDTLAYKFNEANEASLALKYEEQRSKLNGIDTKFFVPNPIAPNTTRKLVRQIYGEDVSDKIKKDAFSASLKYKFTPNDKDSYFAKLESLSRLPSNMERFNALYGAGDNGWIADPNLEPERHNRAVLGFKFGSQFYKEYLNSLQNKDAFSFGGHFIADSVKNLIIFDRRHSKAAMPLNKNAVISRNVDATLYSVNFNTEYSFARHFGLKSSLYYNYGQNKTDGRPLYQIRPFEANFAFDYKDYASFGSYNLGTALRLVSKQTRGDFSKQNGLGIDKKEAAKGFGLLDLYGGVEFKNKVGIRFGVANLFDKDYAEFISGDHVAALDPVVVHAPGRTFFISFHSSF; encoded by the coding sequence TTGATAAAGATAAGCAGGCCAGAACATGCGATGGATGCTTTTAAAACGACAAGAAAAGTTGGCAAACTAAATATTCGCTTAGGCGAAGAAGATCTTTCAAATACGTTAAATTTTGAACTTATCCTAAAAAAGGTTGAGCGAAAAGCTGATAATTTTCATCTAAGAGATGCCACTCCAAATGTGAAAGTGGATTTAAAAAGGAATATATTTGAGGCAAATTTAAAGTATGATGTTGATTTTTCAAGCTTTCACAATCAAATAGGCGCTGGCTTTGAAAAAGATAAACATGACGGCAAAAGATACATGAAGCAAGGCAACAACTGGGTCTTTAACGGATACAGATTTGCTGATGTTAGAAATGATAAATTTATGCTCTTTGACACACTTGCTTATAAATTTAATGAAGCAAATGAAGCTTCTCTTGCCTTAAAATATGAAGAGCAAAGAAGTAAATTAAATGGCATCGACACTAAATTTTTTGTGCCAAATCCGATCGCACCTAATACCACTCGCAAATTAGTTCGTCAAATTTACGGTGAGGACGTAAGTGACAAGATCAAAAAAGACGCTTTTAGCGCAAGTTTAAAATATAAATTTACACCAAACGACAAGGATAGCTACTTTGCAAAACTTGAAAGCTTATCTCGCTTGCCAAGCAATATGGAGCGTTTTAACGCACTTTATGGCGCAGGCGATAACGGCTGGATAGCAGATCCAAATTTAGAGCCAGAAAGACACAATAGAGCGGTTCTTGGCTTTAAATTTGGTAGCCAGTTTTACAAAGAATACCTAAACTCTTTGCAAAACAAAGATGCTTTTAGCTTTGGAGGACATTTCATCGCTGATAGCGTTAAAAATTTGATTATTTTTGATAGACGTCACTCAAAAGCTGCCATGCCACTAAATAAAAATGCTGTCATCTCAAGAAACGTTGATGCAACGCTTTATAGTGTAAATTTCAATACAGAATATAGCTTTGCAAGGCACTTTGGCTTAAAAAGCTCACTTTACTACAACTACGGACAAAACAAAACCGACGGCAGGCCGCTTTATCAAATAAGGCCTTTTGAGGCAAATTTCGCATTTGACTACAAAGACTATGCAAGCTTTGGTAGCTATAATCTTGGCACTGCACTAAGGCTAGTTTCAAAGCAAACTAGAGGCGATTTTAGCAAGCAAAATGGCCTAGGTATCGACAAAAAAGAGGCCGCAAAAGGATTTGGTTTGCTTGATCTTTATGGTGGCGTAGAGTTTAAAAATAAAGTTGGCATAAGATTTGGTGTAGCAAATTTATTTGACAAAGATTATGCAGAATTTATTAGTGGTGATCACGTAGCAGCACTTGATCCAGTAGTCGTTCATGCCCCTGGCAGGACATTTTTCATTAGCTTTCACAGCAGTTTTTAA
- a CDS encoding saccharopine dehydrogenase family protein, protein MSNILIIGAGGVSQVATVKCAMNSDVFSKITLASRTKSKCDAIAKFIKDRLGVAIDTAQIDADDTDAVVALIKKTGADLLLNVALPYQDLTLMDACSRAGIPYIDTANYEHPDTAKFEYKLQWAKDEDFKKADTMALLGSGFDPGVTNVFCAYAQQNLFDEIGEIDILDCNAGDHGYPFATNFNPEINLREVSAKGRYWERGEWKETEPMEIMFKWDYPKVGVKDSYLLYHEELESLVKNIKGLKRIRFFMTFGQSYLTHMKCLENVGMLRIDEVEHNGVKIVPIQFLKTLLPDPASLGPRTKGKTNIGCVIRGLKDSKERQVYIYNVCDHEACYAETGAQAVSYTTGVPAMIGSMMVAKGIWSGKGVFNMENFNAKPFMDELNKQGLPWEMIEMKPGERYEV, encoded by the coding sequence ATGTCAAATATCTTAATCATCGGAGCAGGTGGCGTGAGCCAAGTCGCGACCGTAAAATGCGCGATGAACTCGGACGTTTTTAGCAAGATCACGCTTGCTAGCCGTACCAAAAGCAAGTGCGACGCGATCGCTAAATTTATCAAAGACCGCTTGGGCGTCGCTATCGACACCGCCCAGATCGACGCGGACGACACCGATGCCGTAGTCGCGCTCATCAAAAAAACGGGCGCCGATTTGCTTTTAAACGTCGCGCTGCCGTATCAGGACCTAACCCTCATGGACGCGTGCTCTCGCGCCGGCATCCCATACATCGACACCGCAAACTACGAGCACCCGGACACCGCCAAATTTGAATACAAGCTGCAGTGGGCGAAGGACGAGGACTTTAAAAAGGCGGACACCATGGCGCTTCTCGGCTCTGGCTTTGATCCGGGAGTGACGAACGTATTTTGCGCCTACGCGCAGCAAAATCTCTTTGACGAGATCGGCGAGATCGACATCCTAGACTGCAACGCAGGCGATCACGGATATCCGTTTGCGACGAATTTTAACCCTGAAATCAACCTGCGCGAAGTAAGCGCAAAGGGCCGCTACTGGGAGCGCGGCGAGTGGAAAGAGACCGAGCCGATGGAGATAATGTTCAAATGGGACTATCCGAAAGTAGGCGTCAAAGATAGCTACCTGCTCTATCACGAGGAGCTCGAAAGCCTTGTTAAAAACATCAAAGGGCTGAAGAGAATCCGCTTTTTCATGACATTCGGACAGAGCTACCTAACCCACATGAAATGCCTAGAAAACGTCGGCATGCTGCGCATCGACGAGGTCGAGCATAACGGCGTGAAAATCGTGCCGATACAGTTTCTAAAGACCTTGCTACCTGACCCTGCAAGCCTCGGTCCTCGCACGAAAGGCAAAACCAACATCGGCTGCGTGATCCGCGGACTCAAAGACAGCAAAGAGCGCCAAGTCTATATCTATAACGTCTGCGACCACGAGGCTTGCTACGCCGAGACGGGCGCGCAGGCGGTGAGCTACACGACGGGCGTGCCTGCGATGATCGGCTCGATGATGGTCGCAAAGGGCATTTGGAGCGGAAAAGGCGTCTTTAACATGGAAAATTTCAACGCCAAGCCTTTCATGGACGAGCTAAATAAGCAGGGCTTGCCGTGGGAGATGATAGAGATGAAACCGGGCGAGAGGTATGAAGTTTAA
- a CDS encoding ABC transporter ATP-binding protein, protein MLELKNVEYEILRDKVVRNFSLNVKGGEVVTLFGPSGCGKTTILRLISGLNEPRKGKIFNSFKKTTYFFQENRLLTWKNALENVLLVMDKPDVNAVLELFKKVGLNQKDTLKYPSELSGGMRQRVAFVRAVVTKPDLLLMDEPFSGLDYDMKEILIEIIGQRVSEGMSVVLVTHDRMEAVKMSNRIYFLSSKGAVIQKKLILDEAFKNRDFAFISKTIDENFKGQIYYD, encoded by the coding sequence ATGCTTGAGCTTAAAAATGTAGAGTATGAAATTTTAAGAGATAAGGTCGTAAGGAATTTTAGCCTAAATGTAAAAGGTGGCGAGGTAGTGACGCTTTTTGGGCCATCTGGATGTGGCAAAACGACGATACTTCGGCTTATTAGCGGACTAAATGAGCCTAGAAAAGGAAAAATTTTTAATAGCTTTAAAAAGACTACATATTTTTTTCAAGAAAATCGCCTACTTACATGGAAAAATGCTCTTGAAAATGTGCTTTTGGTTATGGATAAACCAGATGTTAACGCTGTTTTAGAGCTTTTTAAAAAGGTTGGATTAAACCAAAAGGACACTTTAAAATACCCAAGCGAACTAAGCGGCGGTATGAGGCAAAGGGTTGCTTTCGTAAGAGCGGTCGTGACAAAACCTGATCTACTTTTGATGGATGAGCCTTTTTCTGGACTTGATTATGATATGAAAGAAATTTTAATTGAAATTATTGGACAAAGAGTAAGTGAAGGTATGAGCGTAGTTCTCGTCACACACGATAGAATGGAAGCTGTAAAGATGTCAAATAGAATTTATTTCCTATCAAGTAAAGGTGCGGTCATACAAAAAAAGCTTATTTTAGATGAGGCTTTTAAAAACCGTGATTTTGCATTTATTAGCAAAACAATAGATGAAAATTTTAAAGGGCAAATTTATTATGATTAA
- a CDS encoding NnrS family protein — translation MINNFFTHPMRIFFLMSAACAVLGASVFFTPTDFVSLHKFIFLQLFLALAYAGFLLTGLTDWTNFQASLKIHAYILFSLFFISFILAFFSLFLAHYFIALFWLYLVLLCLYMIWRDKNDDQFGVLGFLFGILSFEIYYLISGNEKFLNLQVFIHVIAILLISYRVSVVLGKEALKREKGMDEAVFVPNFIYKNIAICCVCAFLLLNIFFEASLGVYYAAIACGSAVLAKLKEWHYKELFRHSFVLLYYFMQLFLAIGFLGIGFSGIFGLHLETNFMHLIAINAVIFSVILIFNVAGLRHSGQELEFLRLSKVAFILVLLAGVSRGIFAYFWSGFYIHLPATLIAIAFVFWLINFYAIFRDNDFSDDPE, via the coding sequence ATGATTAATAACTTTTTTACTCATCCTATGAGGATATTTTTCTTAATGAGTGCCGCCTGTGCGGTGCTTGGTGCTAGTGTGTTTTTTACTCCAACTGATTTTGTGAGTTTGCATAAATTTATATTTTTGCAACTTTTTTTAGCGCTTGCTTATGCTGGATTTTTGCTAACTGGACTAACTGATTGGACAAATTTTCAAGCATCTTTAAAAATACACGCCTATATATTATTTTCACTCTTTTTCATAAGCTTTATCTTAGCATTTTTTAGCCTATTTTTAGCACACTACTTTATCGCTCTTTTTTGGCTTTACTTGGTTTTGCTTTGCCTTTATATGATCTGGCGAGATAAAAATGATGATCAATTTGGCGTACTTGGCTTTTTGTTTGGCATTTTAAGCTTTGAAATTTATTATCTAATAAGTGGCAATGAAAAATTTCTAAATTTACAAGTTTTTATCCACGTGATCGCTATCTTACTCATCTCTTACCGCGTTAGTGTCGTACTTGGGAAAGAAGCACTAAAAAGAGAAAAAGGCATGGATGAAGCTGTTTTTGTGCCAAATTTTATCTATAAAAATATCGCTATCTGCTGCGTTTGTGCTTTTTTGCTTTTAAATATATTTTTTGAAGCAAGCTTAGGTGTCTATTATGCTGCGATAGCTTGCGGAAGTGCGGTACTTGCAAAGCTTAAAGAGTGGCACTATAAAGAGCTTTTTAGGCATAGCTTTGTGCTTTTATACTATTTTATGCAACTATTTTTAGCGATTGGGTTTTTAGGTATCGGCTTTAGCGGTATTTTTGGGCTCCATCTTGAAACAAATTTTATGCATCTAATAGCGATAAATGCGGTAATTTTTAGCGTGATACTTATATTTAATGTCGCAGGACTTCGTCACAGCGGACAAGAGCTTGAGTTTTTACGCCTTAGTAAGGTTGCTTTTATTTTAGTTCTTTTAGCTGGCGTTAGTAGAGGTATTTTTGCTTATTTTTGGAGTGGATTTTATATTCATTTACCAGCAACACTCATAGCAATCGCTTTTGTTTTTTGGCTCATAAATTTTTATGCAATCTTTAGGGATAACGATTTTAGCGATGATCCAGAGTAA
- a CDS encoding ABC transporter substrate-binding protein: MLDRRKFLGLSTALGVSAFAPNLFAKESFTMWGAPAIPSVIMAVAALQGELNKTYDVSLNIWKTPDQLRAGVASGDIKVTMSPSNVAANLRNQGLDFAMLNLLTLGVMNAMVKDEKIKNLEDFVGKKLVMPFRGDMPDLVLRALCKKRGIDVSKIDITYTATPPEALLLFLQKDFDILIVPQPLGEATILRGKKAGVSVHYSVDFPKIWGESFGTKPIIPMAGIIVERGFYEKNLSLFDTLHSDLKNALSWILENKQSAAKIGSSYLPAPEVALANAFDKANLTVTKANELQNEIMTFFEEIYQFNPKFLGGKMPDKGLFL, translated from the coding sequence ATGTTAGATAGAAGAAAATTTTTAGGACTTAGCACAGCTTTAGGCGTTAGCGCATTTGCGCCAAATTTATTTGCAAAAGAGAGCTTTACTATGTGGGGCGCACCAGCGATCCCAAGCGTTATCATGGCGGTTGCTGCATTGCAAGGCGAGTTAAATAAAACTTATGATGTAAGTCTAAATATCTGGAAAACACCAGATCAGCTTCGTGCAGGCGTGGCTAGTGGAGATATTAAAGTCACGATGTCACCATCAAATGTCGCTGCAAATTTAAGAAATCAAGGGCTTGATTTTGCGATGTTAAATTTACTAACTCTTGGCGTAATGAACGCTATGGTCAAGGATGAAAAGATCAAAAATTTAGAAGATTTTGTAGGCAAAAAGCTAGTCATGCCATTTCGAGGCGACATGCCTGATCTTGTTTTAAGAGCGCTTTGCAAGAAGAGAGGCATAGACGTTAGCAAGATAGACATCACCTATACAGCAACGCCGCCTGAGGCTTTGCTTTTATTTTTACAAAAAGATTTTGACATTTTAATAGTTCCACAACCTCTTGGTGAAGCGACTATTTTGCGCGGTAAAAAAGCAGGCGTTAGCGTGCATTACTCAGTTGATTTTCCAAAAATTTGGGGCGAGAGCTTTGGCACAAAGCCAATAATCCCAATGGCTGGCATTATCGTAGAAAGAGGCTTTTATGAGAAAAACTTAAGTCTATTTGACACGCTTCATAGCGATCTTAAAAATGCACTTTCATGGATACTTGAAAACAAGCAAAGCGCAGCAAAGATAGGTTCAAGCTACTTGCCAGCTCCAGAAGTAGCACTTGCAAATGCTTTTGATAAGGCAAATCTAACAGTAACAAAAGCAAATGAACTGCAAAATGAGATCATGACATTTTTTGAAGAAATTTATCAGTTTAATCCAAAATTTCTAGGCGGCAAGATGCCAGATAAAGGTCTATTTTTATGA